From Pseudomonas sp. StFLB209, a single genomic window includes:
- a CDS encoding alpha/beta hydrolase, which translates to MVSLKAIGIVVLLLCLGGCSGMLFYPERGLPFSPDKARLEYRDLTLTTADGTRLHGWWLPAKPGVPVKGTVLHLHGNGGNLAWHLGGSWWLPEQGYQVLMLDYRGYGLSEGEPSLPAIYQDLDAAFAWLDNAPETQGQPRIVLGQSIGGALAVHYLAQHPEQRSRLKALILDGVPASYREVARHALGTSWLTWPLKRPLSWFIPDGDSAIHSIARLKGTPMLLFHSMDDDIVPLDNGLALYKAAPLPRVLQLTRGGHVQTFADPTWRQVLLRYLDDPQHFNGLRRLGEIPNYPPAPEKP; encoded by the coding sequence ATGGTGAGTTTGAAAGCGATCGGCATTGTGGTCCTGCTGCTGTGCCTGGGCGGTTGCAGCGGCATGCTGTTTTACCCCGAGCGCGGCCTGCCGTTCAGCCCCGACAAGGCCCGCCTCGAATACCGTGACCTGACCCTCACCACCGCCGACGGCACGCGCCTGCACGGCTGGTGGCTGCCGGCCAAACCGGGTGTGCCGGTCAAGGGCACGGTGCTGCACCTGCATGGCAACGGCGGCAATCTGGCCTGGCACCTGGGTGGCAGCTGGTGGCTGCCGGAGCAGGGTTATCAGGTGCTGATGCTCGACTATCGCGGCTATGGTTTGTCTGAAGGCGAGCCGAGCCTGCCGGCCATTTATCAGGATCTCGATGCCGCCTTTGCCTGGCTGGATAACGCGCCAGAAACCCAGGGCCAGCCGCGTATCGTATTGGGCCAAAGCATTGGCGGGGCGCTGGCCGTGCATTATCTGGCGCAGCATCCAGAGCAACGCAGCCGCCTCAAGGCGCTGATTCTCGATGGCGTCCCGGCCAGCTACCGTGAAGTGGCCCGCCATGCCCTTGGCACCTCCTGGCTGACCTGGCCGCTCAAGCGGCCGTTGTCGTGGTTCATCCCTGACGGCGACAGCGCCATCCACAGCATCGCCCGGCTCAAGGGCACGCCGATGCTGTTGTTCCACAGCATGGACGACGATATCGTGCCGCTGGACAACGGCCTGGCCCTTTACAAAGCCGCGCCCTTGCCCCGGGTGCTGCAATTGACCCGCGGCGGCCATGTACAGACCTTCGCCGACCCGACCTGGCGCCAGGTGCTGCTGCGCTACCTCGACGACCCCCAGCATTTCAACGGCCTGCGCCGGCTGGGGGAAATCCCCAACTATCCGCCCGCACCTGAAAAGCCGTGA
- a CDS encoding TetR family transcriptional regulator, whose translation MAPRPPRYDSRRTVVNDATQGPANVASAVAQNVRYQGRKASRRGSEQRRQDILDAAMRIVIRDGVRGVRHRAVAAEADVPLSATTYYFKDIDDLLNDAFAQYVQRSAAYLARLWQNTEVILRDLLAGNDGSPHDRQRVADVIARMIHDYIDHQLLTRRDQLIAEHAFYLEALINPRLALLVADHQQILFRGACQFLQVLGSEQPQQDAEVLTGMIRRMEYQGLLHGLNDPPNGQRLAILTRQMRLFLAMA comes from the coding sequence ATGGCACCAAGGCCGCCGCGCTACGATTCAAGGAGAACCGTGGTGAATGACGCCACCCAAGGACCTGCCAACGTCGCCAGCGCCGTCGCTCAGAACGTCCGCTATCAGGGCCGCAAGGCCAGTCGGCGGGGTAGCGAGCAGCGGCGCCAGGACATTCTTGATGCTGCCATGCGTATCGTCATCCGTGACGGTGTACGTGGGGTCAGGCATCGGGCGGTGGCCGCTGAGGCCGATGTGCCGCTGTCAGCCACCACCTACTACTTCAAAGACATCGATGACCTGCTCAACGATGCCTTCGCGCAATATGTGCAACGCAGTGCCGCCTACCTGGCGCGGCTGTGGCAAAACACCGAAGTGATCCTGCGCGATTTGCTCGCCGGCAACGACGGCAGCCCTCACGACCGGCAGCGTGTCGCCGACGTGATCGCCCGCATGATCCACGACTACATCGACCATCAATTACTGACCCGCCGCGATCAACTGATCGCTGAGCATGCCTTTTACCTTGAAGCCCTGATCAACCCGCGCCTGGCGCTGTTGGTCGCTGATCACCAGCAGATCCTGTTTCGCGGTGCCTGCCAGTTTCTTCAGGTGCTGGGTTCGGAGCAGCCGCAGCAGGACGCTGAAGTGTTGACGGGCATGATCCGGCGGATGGAATATCAGGGCCTGTTGCACGGTCTCAATGACCCGCCGAACGGGCAGCGACTGGCTATTCTGACTCGTCAGATGCGTCTGTTTCTCGCAATGGCTTAG
- a CDS encoding TonB-dependent siderophore receptor, producing MYRLPAASLRPLSLAIALAVLSPLSHAAEQYRLESGPLSTQLNRFAAQAGIFLVSDGSLTEGQQSRVLDGSYSVEQALAILLEGSGLEAVKTGEKRYEVRPRANSTGLELSAVSISGKAPGSITEGTGSYTTGSTSSSTRLNLTPQETPQSVTVITRQRMEDQKLDDLADALDATTGIVVKPLVYGGDAPQILSRGSSINNFQIDGVPTSSAMGNYLQATAMYDRIEVVRGATGIMSGLGKPSATINMVRKRPTFDPQVSFTAEAGNWDRYGSGVDVSGPMTDSGNVRGRLVADYKHQHGWTDNYEQERVTLYGISEIDLSDDTLLTLGFSNIAKKTNSQAALMPMLYSDGSKIDLKPSDIKTPDWAFYDHDLTSFFASIEHTFGSGWSIKSELSHARYEYESLYATSTGAINKSTGAGGRLLSPYWVNTTEQENLDTYLTGPFSLLGREHEFIGGVTLTNIHADGSNYTMVPSTYLIPTIFTWADDTPKPHYNKTGKTDRHEHQYNAYMSSRFHLTDSTSLLVGGRLTDWKNNNDTLTLSTGRVTKSRSRETGIFTPYLGLVHALNDTWSLYGSYTKIFQPQDSLVSQYVTSPEPEDGTSIEAGIKASFQDGRLNSSLSLFRTNQDNLAVWNNASNGYEMYNNTATEGAELEFNGALAEGWNFSSGYVYSVTRNDEDQRIITRAPRHSFKTFTTYRLPGDLSKFTVGGGFNWESKTGDDLKVMHQGSYTLVNLMGRYEINQHLSVSANINNLFDKEYIISAGVRGSYGMPRNFMTSLKYTY from the coding sequence ATGTACCGCTTGCCCGCCGCCTCGTTACGCCCCCTGAGCCTGGCCATCGCCCTGGCTGTGCTCAGCCCGCTCAGCCACGCCGCCGAGCAGTACCGCCTGGAATCCGGGCCGTTGTCGACCCAACTCAACCGCTTCGCTGCCCAGGCCGGAATCTTCCTGGTCAGCGACGGCAGCCTGACCGAAGGCCAACAGAGCCGGGTGCTGGACGGCAGCTACAGCGTGGAACAGGCGCTGGCGATCCTGCTCGAAGGCAGCGGGCTGGAGGCGGTGAAGACCGGGGAGAAGCGTTACGAGGTACGGCCACGGGCAAACAGTACCGGGCTTGAGCTGTCGGCAGTGAGCATTTCAGGCAAGGCACCGGGGTCGATTACCGAGGGGACCGGCTCTTATACGACCGGGTCTACGAGTAGTTCGACGCGCTTGAACCTGACACCGCAGGAAACGCCGCAATCGGTGACGGTGATTACACGGCAGCGGATGGAAGATCAGAAGCTGGATGACTTGGCCGATGCGCTGGATGCCACAACCGGCATTGTGGTCAAACCTCTGGTTTACGGTGGCGATGCCCCCCAAATTCTTTCCAGAGGTTCAAGCATCAACAACTTCCAGATTGATGGTGTGCCCACCTCCTCGGCAATGGGCAACTACCTGCAAGCCACTGCCATGTATGACCGGATTGAAGTGGTGCGGGGTGCCACAGGTATCATGAGTGGTCTGGGCAAACCGTCGGCGACCATTAATATGGTCCGCAAGCGGCCAACCTTCGACCCCCAGGTATCCTTTACCGCCGAAGCCGGCAATTGGGACCGCTATGGCAGTGGCGTTGATGTCTCCGGTCCGATGACAGACAGCGGTAATGTGCGAGGACGCCTGGTTGCCGACTATAAGCATCAGCACGGCTGGACCGACAACTATGAACAAGAAAGGGTCACGCTGTACGGCATCAGCGAAATCGATTTGAGTGATGACACGCTGCTCACGCTCGGCTTTAGCAACATTGCCAAGAAAACCAATTCCCAGGCCGCGTTAATGCCAATGCTCTATAGCGACGGCAGCAAGATCGATTTAAAGCCTTCAGATATAAAAACGCCAGACTGGGCATTTTACGATCACGACCTCACCAGTTTCTTTGCTTCCATAGAGCACACGTTCGGCTCGGGATGGAGTATCAAAAGCGAGCTTTCCCACGCACGGTATGAATACGAAAGCCTCTATGCTACCTCTACGGGGGCTATCAACAAGAGCACGGGAGCCGGTGGACGCCTGCTAAGCCCCTATTGGGTCAATACGACAGAACAGGAAAACCTGGACACTTATCTGACCGGTCCGTTTTCACTGCTCGGACGCGAGCATGAATTCATTGGTGGTGTAACCCTGACAAACATCCACGCCGATGGCAGCAACTACACCATGGTCCCTTCGACCTACCTGATTCCCACTATTTTCACATGGGCCGATGACACACCAAAACCGCACTATAACAAGACAGGGAAAACTGACCGCCACGAGCATCAGTACAATGCCTACATGAGTTCCCGCTTCCACCTCACCGATAGCACAAGCCTACTGGTCGGCGGACGCCTGACAGACTGGAAAAACAACAATGACACCCTGACCCTGTCGACAGGCCGAGTAACCAAGAGCCGCAGCCGGGAAACAGGAATCTTCACCCCCTACCTTGGCCTTGTGCATGCTTTGAATGACACGTGGTCGCTCTATGGCAGCTACACCAAGATCTTCCAGCCTCAGGATTCGCTGGTCAGCCAATATGTAACTTCTCCAGAGCCGGAGGACGGTACCAGCATCGAGGCCGGTATCAAGGCCAGCTTTCAAGATGGCCGGCTCAATTCCAGCCTTTCGCTGTTCCGCACCAATCAGGACAATCTGGCGGTATGGAACAACGCCAGCAACGGCTACGAAATGTACAACAACACGGCAACCGAAGGTGCCGAACTCGAATTCAACGGCGCACTCGCAGAGGGTTGGAACTTCAGTAGCGGCTATGTCTACAGTGTGACCCGCAACGATGAAGACCAGCGGATTATCACCCGTGCACCACGGCACAGTTTCAAGACGTTCACGACTTATCGCCTACCGGGAGACCTGAGCAAGTTTACCGTCGGCGGTGGATTCAACTGGGAAAGCAAGACCGGCGATGACCTGAAGGTCATGCATCAAGGCAGTTATACCTTGGTCAATCTGATGGGCCGTTACGAGATCAACCAGCATCTTTCGGTCTCCGCCAACATCAACAACCTGTTTGACAAGGAGTACATCATCTCGGCCGGTGTGCGCGGCTCGTACGGCATGCCACGCAATTTCATGACCTCGCTGAAATACACCTACTGA
- a CDS encoding flavohemoglobin expression-modulating QEGLA motif protein → MDEYQQTIRGLSDRIVTAQTPIRVLDAVKWDDSVRKGFLAAKGKELPAVDRAYYEGRPLGFDSAALKQEFQNIERDVTRQLGQFNPVGQIMRRMCREYRMVIRMLEARGTADFGLISQELYGAASDAFHAGDPTLSDLGVMLSGYLNNIAGRGDLKDEPKTLTAKDAVEILQQRLNRVFGEGEETVRVFESDGIVADAAAGADYIKIRSDAMFNQRDVRALEVHEGLVHVGTTLNGQNQPICTFLSKGPPSSTVTQEGLAILMEVIAFASYPSRLRKLTNRTRAIHMAEEGADFLQVYDFYREQGFSQADSYGNASRVFRGSTPNGLPFTKDLSYLKGFIMIYNYIQLAVRKGKLEQVPLLFCGKTTLEDMRTLRQLVDEGLVVAPKYLPDQFRDMNALSAWMCFSNFLNHLSLDRIEADYSNIL, encoded by the coding sequence GTGGACGAGTACCAGCAGACTATTCGTGGCTTATCGGACCGGATCGTCACGGCGCAGACGCCGATCCGTGTGCTCGATGCGGTGAAGTGGGACGACAGTGTGCGCAAGGGCTTTCTGGCCGCCAAGGGCAAAGAGCTGCCCGCAGTCGATCGCGCTTATTACGAAGGCCGGCCACTGGGCTTCGACTCTGCTGCGCTGAAGCAGGAATTCCAGAACATCGAGCGCGATGTCACCCGCCAGTTGGGGCAATTCAACCCGGTGGGGCAGATCATGCGGCGCATGTGCCGCGAATACCGCATGGTCATTCGTATGCTTGAAGCGCGTGGTACGGCGGATTTCGGCCTGATCTCCCAAGAGCTGTATGGCGCGGCGTCCGACGCATTTCATGCCGGCGACCCGACCCTGTCCGACCTGGGGGTGATGCTCTCCGGTTACCTGAACAACATTGCCGGGCGCGGCGACCTCAAGGACGAACCCAAGACCCTGACCGCCAAGGACGCCGTGGAGATTCTCCAACAGCGCCTGAACCGGGTGTTCGGTGAGGGTGAAGAGACCGTGCGGGTGTTCGAGTCCGACGGCATTGTGGCCGACGCCGCCGCCGGCGCCGACTACATCAAGATCCGTTCCGATGCGATGTTCAACCAGCGCGATGTCCGCGCCCTGGAAGTCCACGAGGGGCTGGTGCATGTCGGCACCACCCTCAATGGCCAGAACCAGCCGATCTGCACCTTTTTGTCCAAAGGTCCGCCTTCGTCGACCGTGACCCAGGAGGGCCTGGCGATTCTCATGGAGGTGATCGCTTTTGCCTCCTACCCCAGCCGCTTGCGCAAGCTGACCAACCGCACCCGCGCCATTCACATGGCCGAGGAGGGCGCGGACTTCCTGCAGGTGTACGACTTCTACCGTGAACAGGGCTTTAGCCAAGCCGACAGCTATGGCAACGCCAGCCGGGTGTTCCGTGGCTCGACGCCAAACGGGCTGCCATTCACCAAGGATCTGTCCTACCTCAAGGGCTTCATCATGATTTACAACTACATTCAGCTGGCCGTACGCAAAGGCAAGCTCGAACAGGTGCCCTTGCTGTTTTGCGGCAAGACGACCCTGGAAGACATGCGTACCTTGCGCCAACTGGTGGATGAAGGCCTGGTGGTCGCGCCCAAATACCTGCCTGATCAGTTCCGTGACATGAACGCCCTGTCAGCCTGGATGTGCTTCTCCAACTTCCTGAACCATTTGAGCCTGGACCGGATCGAAGCAGATTATTCCAACATCCTCTGA
- a CDS encoding RNA-guided endonuclease InsQ/TnpB family protein, whose product MKATKTLKIRVRDKHAAQLREASRAVNFVWNYVNELSSRSIRERGRFLSAFDIHKYTNGASKDLGLHSQSVQAVADEYVTRRKQFKKRQLRWRCSGGARRSLGWLPFKVGAAVWKNGQVVFNRQPFKVWDSYGLAGFKFRSGSFNEDTRGRWYFNVVVEVDRQLSPSQDAVGIDLGLKTTATCSDGHRLESGRFYRDLESALGTAQRAGKKARVRAIHAKIANRRKDCLHKFSNALVARCGVIVVGDVNSLKLAKTRMAKSVLDAGWGQLKTMLEYKCDHAGTVFKVVSERNTTQTCSSCKQLPDSRPRGIAGLGIREWTCCGCGATHDRDVNAAKNILALGHERPVVGIPAL is encoded by the coding sequence ATGAAAGCGACCAAAACCCTCAAGATTCGAGTGCGAGACAAGCACGCAGCGCAGCTGCGTGAAGCGTCTCGCGCTGTGAATTTTGTGTGGAACTACGTAAACGAGTTGAGCAGTCGCTCGATTCGTGAGCGTGGTCGTTTTCTGTCGGCGTTCGACATTCACAAGTACACCAACGGGGCCAGCAAAGACCTGGGACTGCACAGCCAATCCGTGCAGGCTGTTGCCGACGAATATGTCACACGGCGCAAGCAGTTCAAAAAGCGCCAGCTCCGCTGGCGCTGCTCGGGCGGCGCCCGGCGCAGTCTGGGTTGGCTGCCCTTCAAGGTCGGCGCTGCTGTCTGGAAAAACGGCCAGGTCGTCTTCAACAGACAGCCCTTCAAGGTCTGGGACAGCTACGGCCTGGCGGGCTTTAAATTCAGATCCGGTAGCTTCAACGAAGACACCCGTGGACGCTGGTATTTCAACGTCGTGGTCGAGGTCGACCGGCAGTTATCGCCAAGCCAGGACGCAGTGGGTATCGACCTCGGACTGAAAACCACGGCCACCTGCAGCGACGGTCATCGCCTTGAAAGCGGCAGGTTCTACCGGGATCTGGAGAGCGCCCTGGGCACGGCCCAGCGTGCCGGCAAGAAGGCTCGTGTACGGGCGATTCACGCCAAGATTGCGAACCGCCGCAAGGATTGCCTGCATAAGTTCAGCAACGCGCTGGTCGCGCGTTGTGGCGTCATTGTGGTGGGCGATGTGAACTCACTGAAACTCGCGAAAACCAGGATGGCCAAGTCGGTGCTGGACGCCGGCTGGGGCCAATTGAAAACCATGCTGGAATACAAATGCGATCACGCAGGCACGGTTTTCAAGGTTGTCAGCGAGAGAAACACCACCCAAACCTGTTCGAGCTGCAAGCAATTGCCGGACTCGAGGCCCAGAGGTATCGCAGGGCTTGGAATAAGGGAATGGACTTGTTGTGGGTGTGGTGCCACCCACGACCGCGACGTCAACGCCGCAAAGAACATTCTCGCGCTCGGGCATGAGCGTCCAGTTGTGGGAATCCCCGCCCTTTAG
- a CDS encoding Sbal_3080 family lipoprotein has protein sequence MRCLSLSLTLFAALLVSGCSIKQTVTPVSLSAAMEPVICMIPAEGLRPGFQASYERLLREKGFQIRQLAANSNPAVCPLSTTYIGRWSWDFTIYMSYADIRVFQHGVQVGQAEYDSRSGGMAFSKFINAEAKIGELTHQLFPNGAAGMSAARL, from the coding sequence ATGCGCTGTTTGTCCCTGTCCCTGACCCTTTTTGCAGCTTTGCTGGTGAGCGGTTGCAGCATCAAGCAGACCGTGACCCCGGTGTCCTTGTCTGCGGCAATGGAGCCGGTGATCTGCATGATTCCGGCAGAAGGCCTGCGCCCAGGTTTTCAGGCCAGCTATGAGCGCCTGCTGCGCGAGAAAGGTTTCCAGATCCGTCAACTCGCAGCCAACAGCAACCCCGCAGTTTGTCCGCTGTCGACGACCTATATCGGTCGCTGGAGTTGGGATTTCACGATCTACATGAGTTATGCCGACATCCGCGTGTTTCAGCACGGCGTACAAGTGGGGCAGGCTGAATACGACTCGCGCAGTGGCGGCATGGCCTTCTCGAAGTTCATCAATGCCGAGGCCAAGATTGGTGAACTGACTCACCAGTTGTTTCCGAATGGGGCGGCTGGGATGTCGGCTGCGCGGCTGTAG
- a CDS encoding FecR domain-containing protein, with product MKPSSESLDHAVLKQAAHWYARLQAENDPHLHADWQRWHDQHDSHRRAWQYVERISARFSPLQGERDTARATLAGARQVRQSRRNLLLGLALFGGAALLARLGWRPLEQNLLAWRADQRTAVGEVRALRLDDGTRLWLNSDSALNIAYTAQQRVLQLVRGEVLIDTAMDPRPFFVDTAEGRLQALGTRFSVQQETTDTRLSVFDGAVAIRMGDSASIAAVVNAGHERRFNREQLGTEQPVNAGRQSWSRGILQADNQPLADVIAELRRYHHGHIGVAPEVAGLKVVGTFPQDDLPQTLSMLSSALPIRVEQTLPWWISLEAIH from the coding sequence ATGAAGCCCTCGTCTGAATCACTGGACCACGCCGTTCTCAAACAGGCTGCGCACTGGTACGCGCGGTTGCAGGCCGAGAACGACCCGCACCTGCACGCTGACTGGCAACGCTGGCATGACCAGCACGACAGTCACCGGCGTGCCTGGCAGTATGTCGAGCGGATCAGTGCGCGCTTCTCGCCCCTGCAAGGCGAGCGCGACACTGCACGGGCCACGTTGGCCGGGGCGCGGCAAGTACGGCAGAGCCGGCGTAATCTGTTGCTGGGCCTGGCGCTGTTCGGCGGTGCAGCGCTGCTGGCGCGGCTCGGCTGGCGACCGCTGGAACAGAACCTGCTGGCCTGGCGTGCCGATCAGCGCACTGCCGTGGGTGAAGTTCGCGCCCTGCGCCTGGATGACGGCACACGCCTGTGGCTCAACAGCGACAGCGCCCTGAACATCGCTTACACCGCCCAACAGCGGGTGTTGCAACTGGTGCGCGGCGAAGTGCTGATCGACACTGCCATGGATCCTCGCCCGTTTTTCGTCGACACTGCCGAAGGCCGCTTGCAGGCACTCGGCACGCGCTTCAGTGTGCAGCAGGAAACCACCGACACCCGGCTGAGTGTGTTCGACGGCGCGGTAGCGATTCGTATGGGCGACAGCGCCAGCATCGCCGCCGTGGTCAACGCCGGCCATGAACGGCGCTTCAATCGCGAACAACTGGGCACCGAACAACCGGTCAACGCCGGCCGGCAAAGCTGGAGCCGTGGCATTCTGCAAGCCGACAACCAGCCGCTGGCCGACGTCATCGCCGAACTGCGGCGCTATCACCACGGGCATATCGGCGTCGCACCAGAAGTCGCCGGGCTCAAGGTAGTGGGCACCTTCCCGCAGGACGACCTGCCGCAGACCCTGAGCATGTTGAGCAGCGCGCTGCCAATCCGCGTGGAGCAAACCTTGCCTTGGTGGATCAGTCTGGAAGCCATACATTGA
- a CDS encoding excinuclease ABC subunit UvrA, protein MPASPSTAFSGFVRVRGAREHNLKNVDVDIPRDALVVFTGVSGSGKSSLAFSTLYAEAQRRYFESVAPYARRLIDQVGVPDVDAIDGLPPAVALQQQRGTPSARSSVGSVTTLSSLIRMLYSRAGRYPAGQPLLYAEDFSANTPQGACPQCHGLGRVHEVTEQSMVPDPSLTIRERAVAAWPLAWQGQNLRDILVTLGYDVDVPWRDLPRQQRDWILFTDETPTVPVYAGLTPAQTREALKRKLEPSYQGTFSGARRYLLHTFMHSQSAQMRKRVAQYMRASPCPSCGGKRLKPQALSVTFAGLDIAALSQLPLQQLAALLQRVDAPDWLEQDEPDSSMEKRLAAQRIAVELLERITTLIDLGLGYLALERSTPTLSSGELQRLRLATQLNSQLFGVIYVLDEPSAGLHPADSEALFEALQRLKAAGNSVYVVEHDLDTMRRADWLIDVGPAAGEQGGQVLYSGPPAGLAQVEASSTRHYLFSPAVQAGHTPRVGKDWLRLEGVTRNNLNDLSADFPLGCFTSVTGISGSGKSSLVSQALLELVGAHLGHSEAPTDAAEQSLEDEPQQTTGGRISAGLDGLKRLVQVDQKPIGRTPRSNLATYTGLFDHIRKLFAATEQAKALGFDAGQFSFNVAKGRCEKCEGEGFVSVELLFMPSVYAPCPTCHGARYNPQTLTVSWNGLNIAQVLQLTVDQAYEVFAEQAAPRRALQVLKDIGLGYLRLGQPATELSGGEAQRIKLATELQRNARGATLYVLDEPTNGLHPQDIDRLLVQLNRLVDAGHTVVVVEHDMRVVAQSDWVIDIGPGAGDAGGKVVVSGVPRDVARCTESRTAGFLGRAL, encoded by the coding sequence ATGCCCGCTTCTCCATCGACCGCTTTTTCAGGCTTCGTCCGGGTGCGCGGTGCCCGCGAGCACAACCTCAAGAACGTCGATGTCGACATTCCCCGCGATGCCCTGGTGGTGTTCACCGGGGTTTCCGGCTCGGGCAAGTCGTCACTGGCGTTCTCGACCCTGTATGCCGAGGCCCAGCGCCGTTACTTCGAGTCGGTAGCCCCTTACGCACGGCGGCTGATCGATCAGGTCGGCGTCCCGGACGTCGATGCCATCGACGGTCTGCCGCCGGCGGTGGCTCTGCAACAGCAGCGTGGCACCCCCAGTGCGCGGTCGTCGGTGGGCAGCGTCACGACCTTGTCGAGCCTGATCCGCATGCTCTACTCGCGGGCCGGCCGTTACCCGGCCGGCCAGCCGCTGCTGTATGCCGAAGATTTTTCGGCCAACACCCCGCAAGGCGCCTGCCCGCAGTGCCATGGCTTGGGCCGGGTGCATGAGGTCACGGAACAGTCGATGGTGCCTGATCCGTCGTTGACCATTCGTGAGCGGGCGGTCGCGGCCTGGCCGCTGGCCTGGCAAGGCCAGAACCTGCGCGACATTCTGGTGACCCTGGGTTACGACGTCGATGTTCCCTGGCGTGACCTGCCCAGGCAGCAGCGCGACTGGATCCTGTTCACCGACGAAACCCCCACCGTGCCGGTGTACGCCGGCCTGACTCCGGCGCAGACCCGTGAGGCCCTCAAGCGCAAGCTCGAACCCAGTTACCAGGGCACCTTCAGCGGCGCCCGGCGTTATCTGTTGCACACCTTCATGCATTCGCAGAGTGCCCAGATGCGCAAGCGCGTGGCGCAATACATGCGCGCCAGCCCGTGCCCGTCCTGCGGGGGCAAACGCCTCAAACCGCAAGCGCTGAGCGTCACCTTCGCCGGGCTGGATATCGCGGCGCTGTCGCAGCTGCCGTTACAACAACTGGCCGCGCTGCTGCAGCGGGTCGACGCGCCGGACTGGCTGGAACAGGACGAGCCGGATTCTTCGATGGAAAAACGCCTGGCCGCGCAGCGCATCGCTGTGGAACTGCTTGAACGCATCACCACCCTGATCGACCTGGGGCTGGGCTACCTGGCGCTGGAGCGCAGCACCCCGACGTTGTCGTCCGGTGAGCTGCAACGCCTGCGCCTGGCCACCCAGCTCAACTCACAGCTGTTCGGGGTGATCTACGTGCTCGACGAGCCCTCAGCCGGTCTGCACCCAGCCGACAGCGAGGCGCTGTTCGAAGCCCTGCAACGCCTCAAGGCGGCGGGCAACTCGGTGTACGTGGTCGAGCATGACCTGGACACCATGCGCCGTGCCGACTGGCTGATCGATGTCGGCCCGGCCGCCGGCGAACAGGGCGGCCAGGTGCTGTACAGCGGCCCGCCAGCGGGCCTTGCGCAGGTCGAGGCCTCCAGCACCCGGCATTACCTGTTCAGCCCTGCCGTCCAGGCTGGGCACACGCCGCGCGTGGGCAAAGACTGGCTGCGCCTGGAAGGCGTCACCCGCAACAATCTCAACGACCTGAGCGCTGATTTTCCGCTGGGCTGCTTCACCTCGGTCACCGGTATTTCCGGCTCCGGCAAATCCAGCCTGGTCAGCCAGGCGCTGCTGGAGCTGGTCGGTGCACACCTGGGGCACAGCGAAGCGCCGACCGACGCTGCCGAGCAGAGCCTGGAGGACGAACCGCAACAGACCACCGGCGGCCGGATCAGCGCCGGGCTCGACGGCCTCAAGCGTCTGGTACAGGTTGACCAGAAACCCATCGGCCGCACGCCACGCTCGAACCTGGCAACCTACACCGGGCTGTTCGACCACATCCGCAAACTGTTTGCCGCCACCGAGCAAGCCAAAGCGCTGGGTTTCGATGCCGGGCAGTTCTCGTTCAACGTCGCCAAGGGCCGCTGCGAAAAGTGCGAAGGCGAGGGCTTCGTCAGTGTCGAGCTGCTGTTCATGCCCAGCGTCTACGCGCCATGCCCGACCTGCCACGGCGCCCGCTACAACCCGCAGACCCTGACCGTCAGCTGGAATGGCCTGAACATCGCGCAAGTGCTGCAACTGACCGTCGACCAGGCCTACGAGGTGTTTGCCGAACAGGCCGCACCACGCCGCGCGCTGCAAGTGCTCAAGGACATCGGCCTGGGCTACCTGCGCCTCGGCCAGCCGGCCACCGAACTGTCCGGCGGTGAAGCGCAGCGCATCAAACTCGCCACCGAATTGCAACGCAACGCCCGCGGTGCGACCCTCTACGTCCTCGACGAACCCACCAACGGCCTGCACCCGCAAGACATCGACCGCCTGCTGGTGCAACTTAACCGGCTGGTGGATGCCGGGCACACCGTGGTGGTGGTCGAACACGACATGCGGGTGGTGGCCCAGAGTGACTGGGTGATCGATATCGGCCCCGGTGCCGGGGATGCTGGCGGGAAGGTGGTGGTAAGCGGTGTGCCGCGGGATGTGGCGCGGTGTACTGAAAGCCGGACTGCGGGGTTTTTGGGCAGGGCGTTGTAG
- a CDS encoding sigma-70 family RNA polymerase sigma factor has product MSTLDDAYSQQVLGYYTAHHGWIHAWLNKRLGNASDAADLAHDVFVRLLARPRQFDSDSHARAYLHTMSRHVCVDFWRRREVEHAWFEVLASRPETYAPSEEHRAVILEALQQVHTMLAKLPPRVAEAFLLAQLDGLTYRKIAEQLGVSQRTVTKYLAQAMFQCLLLEVELDEALV; this is encoded by the coding sequence ATGTCAACCTTGGACGACGCCTACTCACAGCAGGTGCTGGGCTATTACACCGCTCATCACGGCTGGATTCATGCCTGGCTGAACAAGCGCCTGGGCAATGCCAGCGATGCGGCGGACCTGGCCCATGATGTGTTCGTGCGCTTGCTGGCCCGGCCACGGCAGTTCGACAGCGACAGCCATGCACGGGCCTATTTGCACACCATGTCGCGGCATGTATGCGTGGACTTCTGGCGGCGCCGCGAGGTAGAGCATGCATGGTTCGAGGTGCTGGCCAGCAGACCGGAAACCTACGCGCCCTCGGAAGAGCATCGGGCGGTGATTCTCGAAGCGCTGCAACAGGTCCACACCATGCTCGCCAAGCTGCCGCCCCGAGTGGCCGAGGCTTTCTTGCTGGCGCAGCTCGATGGCCTGACCTACCGCAAGATCGCCGAGCAACTGGGCGTCTCGCAACGCACGGTGACCAAATACCTGGCCCAGGCCATGTTCCAATGCCTGTTGCTGGAAGTAGAGCTGGATGAAGCCCTCGTCTGA